The Scomber japonicus isolate fScoJap1 chromosome 13, fScoJap1.pri, whole genome shotgun sequence genome includes a window with the following:
- the gabrg2 gene encoding gamma-aminobutyric acid receptor subunit gamma-2 isoform X3 — MFVNSIGPVNAINMEYTIDIFFAQTWYDRRLKFNSTMKVLRLNSNMVGKIWIPDTFFRNSKKADAHWITTPNRMLRIWNDGRILYTLRLTIDAECQLKLNNFPMDEHSCPLEFSSYGYPREEIVYKWKRSSVEVGDIRSWRLYQFSFVGLRNTSEIVRTDSLYRMAECIVALSLGDYVVLTVFFDLSRRMGYFTIQTYIPCTLIVVLSWVSFWINKDAVPARTSLGITTVLTMTTLSTIARKSLPKVSYVTAMDLFVSVCFIFVFAALIEYGTLHYFVSNRKPSEKKDRKKKNPLLRLFSSKTPTVDIRPRSATAIQMNNATHMQERDEEYGYECLDGKDCTSFFCCFEDCRSGAWRHGRLHIRVAKIDSYARIFFPTAFGLFNLVYWVSYLYL; from the exons GAATACACCATTGACATCTTTTTCGCTCAGACCTGGTATGACAGAAGGTTAAAATTCAACAGCACGATGAAGGTTCTGCGTCTCAACAGCAATATGGTTGGAAAGATCTGGATCCCAGACACATTTTTCCGCAACTCGAAAAAGGCCGATGCCCACTGGATCACCACACCCAATCGCATGCTAAGGATCTGGAATGATGGGCGAATACTCTACACCCTCAG GTTGACCATTGACGCCGAGTGCCAGCTTAAACTGAACAACTTCCCAATGGATGAGCACTCATGTCCCCTGGAGTTTTCAAGCT ATGGCTACCCCAGGGAGGAGATTGTTTACAAGTGGAAAAGGAGCTCAGTGGAGGTTGGGGACATTCGCTCCTGGAGGCTTTACCAGTTCTCCTTTGTGGGCCTGAGGAACACCTCTGAGATCGTCAGGACT GATTCCCTTTATAGAATGGCGGAGTGCATCGTTGCTCTATCTTTAG GAGACTATGTGGTGCTGACTGTGTTCTTTGACCTGAGCAGGAGAATGGGTTACTTCACCATCCAGACTTACATCCCATGCACTCTGATTGTTGTCCTCTCTTGGGTCTCATTCTGGATCAACAAGGATGCAGTTCCTGCCAGGACATCATTAG GCATCACCACTGTGCTGACTATGACCACGCTGAGTACCATTGCTAGGAAATCTCTCCCAAAAGTCTCCTATGTGACTGCCATGGACCTGTTTGTGTCCGTCTGCTTCATCTTCGTCTTTGCTGCACTAATAGAGTATGGCACGCTGCACTACTTTGTCAGCAACAGGAAGCCAagtgaaaaaaaggacaggaagaagaaaaacccG CTCCTCCGGCTCTTTTCCTCAAAG ACACCCACGGTAGACATCCGCCCACGTTCGGCCACAGCCATTCAGATGAACAACGCAACGCACATGCAGGAGCGGGACGAGGAGTACGGCTACGAGTGTCTGGACGGGAAGGACTGCACCAGCTTCTTTTGCTGTTTCGAAGACTGCCGCTCTGGAGCTTGGCGGCATGGCAGGTTGCACATCCGCGTTGCAAAGATAGACTCGTATGCACGCATCTTCTTCCCCACTGCATTTGGTCTCTTCAACCTGGTCTACTGGGTCTCCTATCTCTATCTCTAG
- the gabrg2 gene encoding gamma-aminobutyric acid receptor subunit gamma-2 isoform X4 has translation MFVNSIGPVNAINMEYTIDIFFAQTWYDRRLKFNSTMKVLRLNSNMVGKIWIPDTFFRNSKKADAHWITTPNRMLRIWNDGRILYTLRLTIDAECQLKLNNFPMDEHSCPLEFSSYGYPREEIVYKWKRSSVEVGDIRSWRLYQFSFVGLRNTSEIVRTVSDYVVLTVFFDLSRRMGYFTIQTYIPCTLIVVLSWVSFWINKDAVPARTSLGITTVLTMTTLSTIARKSLPKVSYVTAMDLFVSVCFIFVFAALIEYGTLHYFVSNRKPSEKKDRKKKNPLLRLFSSKTPTVDIRPRSATAIQMNNATHMQERDEEYGYECLDGKDCTSFFCCFEDCRSGAWRHGRLHIRVAKIDSYARIFFPTAFGLFNLVYWVSYLYL, from the exons GAATACACCATTGACATCTTTTTCGCTCAGACCTGGTATGACAGAAGGTTAAAATTCAACAGCACGATGAAGGTTCTGCGTCTCAACAGCAATATGGTTGGAAAGATCTGGATCCCAGACACATTTTTCCGCAACTCGAAAAAGGCCGATGCCCACTGGATCACCACACCCAATCGCATGCTAAGGATCTGGAATGATGGGCGAATACTCTACACCCTCAG GTTGACCATTGACGCCGAGTGCCAGCTTAAACTGAACAACTTCCCAATGGATGAGCACTCATGTCCCCTGGAGTTTTCAAGCT ATGGCTACCCCAGGGAGGAGATTGTTTACAAGTGGAAAAGGAGCTCAGTGGAGGTTGGGGACATTCGCTCCTGGAGGCTTTACCAGTTCTCCTTTGTGGGCCTGAGGAACACCTCTGAGATCGTCAGGACTGTCTCAG ACTATGTGGTGCTGACTGTGTTCTTTGACCTGAGCAGGAGAATGGGTTACTTCACCATCCAGACTTACATCCCATGCACTCTGATTGTTGTCCTCTCTTGGGTCTCATTCTGGATCAACAAGGATGCAGTTCCTGCCAGGACATCATTAG GCATCACCACTGTGCTGACTATGACCACGCTGAGTACCATTGCTAGGAAATCTCTCCCAAAAGTCTCCTATGTGACTGCCATGGACCTGTTTGTGTCCGTCTGCTTCATCTTCGTCTTTGCTGCACTAATAGAGTATGGCACGCTGCACTACTTTGTCAGCAACAGGAAGCCAagtgaaaaaaaggacaggaagaagaaaaacccG CTCCTCCGGCTCTTTTCCTCAAAG ACACCCACGGTAGACATCCGCCCACGTTCGGCCACAGCCATTCAGATGAACAACGCAACGCACATGCAGGAGCGGGACGAGGAGTACGGCTACGAGTGTCTGGACGGGAAGGACTGCACCAGCTTCTTTTGCTGTTTCGAAGACTGCCGCTCTGGAGCTTGGCGGCATGGCAGGTTGCACATCCGCGTTGCAAAGATAGACTCGTATGCACGCATCTTCTTCCCCACTGCATTTGGTCTCTTCAACCTGGTCTACTGGGTCTCCTATCTCTATCTCTAG
- the gabrg2 gene encoding gamma-aminobutyric acid receptor subunit gamma-2 isoform X5, whose protein sequence is MFVNSIGPVNAINMEYTIDIFFAQTWYDRRLKFNSTMKVLRLNSNMVGKIWIPDTFFRNSKKADAHWITTPNRMLRIWNDGRILYTLRLTIDAECQLKLNNFPMDEHSCPLEFSSYGYPREEIVYKWKRSSVEVGDIRSWRLYQFSFVGLRNTSEIVRTVSDYVVLTVFFDLSRRMGYFTIQTYIPCTLIVVLSWVSFWINKDAVPARTSLGITTVLTMTTLSTIARKSLPKVSYVTAMDLFVSVCFIFVFAALIEYGTLHYFVSNRKPSEKKDRKKKNPTPTVDIRPRSATAIQMNNATHMQERDEEYGYECLDGKDCTSFFCCFEDCRSGAWRHGRLHIRVAKIDSYARIFFPTAFGLFNLVYWVSYLYL, encoded by the exons GAATACACCATTGACATCTTTTTCGCTCAGACCTGGTATGACAGAAGGTTAAAATTCAACAGCACGATGAAGGTTCTGCGTCTCAACAGCAATATGGTTGGAAAGATCTGGATCCCAGACACATTTTTCCGCAACTCGAAAAAGGCCGATGCCCACTGGATCACCACACCCAATCGCATGCTAAGGATCTGGAATGATGGGCGAATACTCTACACCCTCAG GTTGACCATTGACGCCGAGTGCCAGCTTAAACTGAACAACTTCCCAATGGATGAGCACTCATGTCCCCTGGAGTTTTCAAGCT ATGGCTACCCCAGGGAGGAGATTGTTTACAAGTGGAAAAGGAGCTCAGTGGAGGTTGGGGACATTCGCTCCTGGAGGCTTTACCAGTTCTCCTTTGTGGGCCTGAGGAACACCTCTGAGATCGTCAGGACTGTCTCAG ACTATGTGGTGCTGACTGTGTTCTTTGACCTGAGCAGGAGAATGGGTTACTTCACCATCCAGACTTACATCCCATGCACTCTGATTGTTGTCCTCTCTTGGGTCTCATTCTGGATCAACAAGGATGCAGTTCCTGCCAGGACATCATTAG GCATCACCACTGTGCTGACTATGACCACGCTGAGTACCATTGCTAGGAAATCTCTCCCAAAAGTCTCCTATGTGACTGCCATGGACCTGTTTGTGTCCGTCTGCTTCATCTTCGTCTTTGCTGCACTAATAGAGTATGGCACGCTGCACTACTTTGTCAGCAACAGGAAGCCAagtgaaaaaaaggacaggaagaagaaaaacccG ACACCCACGGTAGACATCCGCCCACGTTCGGCCACAGCCATTCAGATGAACAACGCAACGCACATGCAGGAGCGGGACGAGGAGTACGGCTACGAGTGTCTGGACGGGAAGGACTGCACCAGCTTCTTTTGCTGTTTCGAAGACTGCCGCTCTGGAGCTTGGCGGCATGGCAGGTTGCACATCCGCGTTGCAAAGATAGACTCGTATGCACGCATCTTCTTCCCCACTGCATTTGGTCTCTTCAACCTGGTCTACTGGGTCTCCTATCTCTATCTCTAG